Proteins encoded within one genomic window of Brachybacterium avium:
- a CDS encoding ornithine cyclodeaminase — protein MPHLLDVPGMSRWIQRDGTENVLTSMVRVLEEDLSRWDSFEKIPRVASHTPYGVVELMPITDGELYAFKYVNGHPLNPARGLQTVTAFGVLADMDNGYPIFFAEMTLLTALRTAALSALAARELVRTGARVHAMLGAGSQAEFQALAFRAVLGIDQLRVFDVDQSAMEKVRRNLEPLGITVHLAESVDEAIAGADVITTCTADKARAAVLRRDQVRPGVHVNAIGGDCPGKTELDPGILEAARVVVEYAPQTRIEGEIQQLPEDFEVTELWEVLAGEAAGRADDAEITVFDSVGFALADFSALRCAQEATQGTDLLSWIDVIADPDDPKDLFSLLTAAAADG, from the coding sequence ATGCCCCATCTGCTCGATGTGCCCGGTATGAGCCGCTGGATCCAGCGCGACGGCACGGAGAACGTCCTGACCAGCATGGTCCGGGTCCTCGAGGAGGATCTGAGCCGCTGGGACTCCTTCGAGAAGATCCCCCGCGTGGCCAGCCACACGCCGTACGGCGTGGTCGAGCTGATGCCGATCACCGACGGGGAGCTGTACGCCTTCAAGTACGTCAACGGCCACCCGCTGAACCCGGCGCGCGGGCTGCAGACGGTCACCGCCTTCGGGGTGCTCGCCGATATGGACAACGGGTACCCGATCTTCTTCGCCGAGATGACCCTGCTGACCGCGCTGCGCACCGCGGCGCTGTCGGCGCTGGCGGCCCGCGAGCTCGTCCGCACCGGGGCCCGGGTGCACGCGATGCTGGGGGCCGGGTCGCAGGCGGAGTTCCAGGCGCTCGCCTTCCGGGCCGTGCTCGGGATCGATCAGCTGCGGGTGTTCGACGTGGACCAGTCGGCGATGGAGAAGGTGCGGCGCAACCTCGAGCCGCTCGGCATCACGGTGCACCTGGCCGAGTCGGTGGACGAGGCGATCGCCGGGGCCGACGTGATCACGACCTGCACCGCCGACAAGGCCCGTGCCGCGGTGCTGCGCCGCGACCAGGTGCGGCCCGGGGTGCACGTGAACGCGATCGGCGGTGACTGCCCGGGCAAGACCGAGCTGGATCCGGGGATCCTCGAGGCGGCCCGGGTGGTGGTGGAGTACGCCCCGCAGACCCGCATCGAGGGAGAGATCCAGCAGCTGCCCGAGGACTTCGAGGTCACCGAGCTGTGGGAGGTGCTCGCCGGGGAGGCTGCGGGCCGGGCCGACGATGCGGAGATCACCGTCTTCGACTCCGTCGGCTTCGCGCTCGCGGACTTCTCGGCGCTGCGCTGCGCCCAGGAGGCGACGCAGGGCACCGACCTGCTGAGCTGGATCGACGTGATCGCCGATCCCGACGATCCCAAGGACCTCTTCTCGCTGCTGACCGCAGCCGCTGCGGACGGCTGA
- a CDS encoding uracil-xanthine permease family protein: MFRWTLHGDGRTIAPDAIVRPEERLAWPLTIGIGAQHVIAMFGATFLVPLITGFPPSTTLLFSGIGTLLFLTITRNKVPSYLGSSFAFIAPITASTQADSMGAALGGIMVTGVLLALLGLLVQKVGTGWISVLMPPVVMGSIVALIGLNLVPTTYENNFSQSPLTATLTLLAIILCTALFRGLLGRISVLVGVVAGYAIAVLRGEVDFTPVQEAAWFGLPEFHHPEFNLGLLPIFLPVIVVLLAENVGHVTSVGTMTGKNLDHMVGRTLTADGLATALSAGFGGSPTTTYGENIGVMSATRVYSTAAYWVAGLVAIGLAMSPKIGAVINTIPPGVLGGVTFVLYGLIAIVGFRMWIDGRVDFSRPRNQLTAGVALVIAIADLHWEIGGFAFTGIALGTVAALAIYHGMRQLGRLTGTERVTEPAEAVALDSAG, encoded by the coding sequence ATGTTCCGCTGGACCCTGCACGGCGACGGCCGCACCATCGCCCCCGACGCGATCGTCCGGCCCGAGGAGCGGCTGGCCTGGCCGCTGACCATCGGGATCGGCGCCCAGCACGTGATCGCCATGTTCGGTGCCACCTTCCTGGTGCCGCTGATCACCGGCTTCCCACCCTCGACCACGCTGCTGTTCTCCGGTATCGGCACCCTGCTGTTCCTGACCATCACCCGCAACAAGGTGCCCAGCTACCTGGGCTCCTCCTTCGCCTTCATCGCCCCGATCACCGCCTCCACCCAGGCCGACTCGATGGGCGCCGCGCTCGGCGGCATCATGGTCACCGGCGTGCTGCTGGCACTGCTGGGGCTCCTGGTCCAGAAGGTCGGCACCGGGTGGATCTCGGTGCTCATGCCCCCGGTGGTGATGGGGTCGATCGTCGCCCTGATCGGGCTGAATCTCGTGCCCACGACGTATGAGAACAACTTCTCGCAGTCCCCGCTCACGGCCACCTTGACCCTGCTCGCGATCATCCTGTGCACCGCCCTGTTCCGCGGCCTGCTGGGCCGTATCAGCGTGCTGGTCGGCGTCGTGGCGGGGTACGCGATCGCCGTGCTGCGCGGGGAGGTCGACTTCACGCCCGTGCAGGAGGCCGCCTGGTTCGGGCTGCCCGAGTTCCATCACCCGGAGTTCAACCTCGGCCTGCTGCCGATCTTCCTGCCCGTGATCGTGGTGCTGCTGGCCGAGAACGTCGGGCATGTGACCAGCGTCGGGACCATGACCGGCAAGAACCTCGACCACATGGTGGGCCGCACGCTCACGGCCGACGGCCTGGCCACAGCGCTCTCCGCCGGCTTCGGCGGCTCACCGACCACGACCTACGGCGAGAACATCGGCGTGATGAGCGCGACCCGCGTCTACTCCACCGCCGCGTACTGGGTCGCGGGCCTGGTGGCGATCGGGCTGGCCATGTCGCCCAAGATCGGTGCCGTCATCAACACGATCCCGCCGGGAGTGCTCGGCGGAGTCACCTTCGTGCTGTACGGGCTGATCGCGATCGTCGGCTTCCGCATGTGGATCGACGGCAGGGTCGACTTCTCCCGGCCCAGGAACCAGCTGACCGCGGGCGTCGCTCTGGTGATCGCGATCGCGGATCTGCACTGGGAGATCGGCGGGTTCGCCTTCACCGGTATCGCCCTGGGCACCGTGGCCGCCCTCGCCATCTATCACGGGATGCGCCAGCTCGGCCGTCTGACCGGCACCGAGAGGGTCACCGAGCCCGCCGAGGCGGTCGCCCTCGACAGCGCGGGCTGA
- a CDS encoding DUF6320 domain-containing protein has product MRTCAGCSLRIEGEWEHCPLCGGALHGRAEPSPYPAVPLRFSRRRVLRVLMLSSLGVIVLSFLAQLLFGHEAESLGVLRSVWLGIATTWLVVLMAVSKRRNLAKFIVYLVVAAGGVNVYWDFLTQWSGWSLTYVLPILCSASIIGLLITVRLIRMELADYVVYSGLTVLLGLTPIVFLSLGWVGVALPSVICGALSIAVVVLLLTLRGGAVRHELATRLHL; this is encoded by the coding sequence ATGAGGACCTGCGCCGGCTGCTCCCTCCGGATCGAGGGCGAGTGGGAGCACTGTCCCCTGTGCGGTGGCGCCCTGCACGGCCGGGCGGAGCCGAGCCCGTACCCGGCGGTGCCGCTGCGCTTCTCCCGCCGCCGGGTGCTGCGCGTGCTGATGCTCAGCTCCCTGGGCGTGATCGTGCTGTCCTTCCTCGCCCAGCTGCTGTTCGGCCACGAGGCGGAGAGCCTGGGCGTGCTGCGCTCCGTGTGGCTGGGGATCGCGACGACCTGGTTGGTGGTGCTGATGGCGGTGAGCAAACGGCGCAACCTCGCCAAGTTCATCGTCTACCTGGTGGTCGCCGCCGGCGGGGTGAACGTGTACTGGGACTTCCTCACGCAATGGTCCGGCTGGTCGCTGACCTACGTGCTCCCGATCCTCTGCTCCGCTTCGATCATCGGCCTGCTGATCACGGTGCGGCTGATCCGGATGGAGCTGGCCGACTATGTCGTCTACAGCGGGCTGACGGTGCTGCTGGGGCTGACCCCGATCGTGTTCCTGTCACTGGGGTGGGTGGGAGTGGCGCTGCCCTCGGTGATCTGCGGCGCCCTCAGCATCGCCGTCGTGGTGCTGCTGCTGACGCTGCGCGGCGGCGCGGTGCGGCACGAGCTCGCCACACGCCTGCATCTGTAG